Proteins encoded by one window of Ramlibacter tataouinensis:
- a CDS encoding tripartite tricarboxylate transporter permease — protein sequence MDLIDNLALGFSVAATAQNLALCFVGCLLGSAIGVLPGIGPLATMSMLLPMTFHLTPAGALIMLAGVYYGAQYGGSTTAILLNLPGESASVPTCLDGHAMARQGKGGVALATAALSSLLAGCIATVLLAASAPALAAVALRFQSADYVSILVLGLVAAIALSHGSVLKSIAAVLIGLTLGLVGTDVSTGEYRLTFGVPALVDGIGFVPVAMGLFGVAEIIGNLNRTDGSGVKATPVTRIWPVAAELRAMLAPALRGTALGAFFGILPGGGPTIGAFSAYGLEKKIAREPQRFGRGAIEGVAAPEAANNAAAQASFIPMLSLGVPPSALMALMIGAMMIHGTAPGPSFIAKQPALFWGLVVSMWIGNAMLVVLNLPLIKLWVRLLGVPYLLLYPAIVALCCIGTYTVSNSVADVVIMAVFGLAGWGFNKIGIEAAPLLMGLVLGPMLEENLRRAISVSGGFSIFFTRPISATLLACAAGVLLASALPALRRNRQRYFS from the coding sequence GTGGACCTGATCGACAACCTTGCATTGGGCTTTAGCGTCGCGGCCACGGCGCAGAACCTCGCCCTCTGCTTCGTGGGGTGCCTGCTCGGCTCTGCAATTGGCGTGCTGCCCGGCATTGGTCCGCTCGCCACGATGTCGATGCTGCTGCCGATGACCTTCCACCTTACGCCCGCCGGGGCGCTGATCATGCTCGCGGGCGTGTACTACGGCGCGCAGTACGGTGGCTCGACCACGGCGATCTTGCTCAATTTGCCCGGCGAGTCGGCGTCCGTGCCCACCTGTCTCGACGGACACGCGATGGCGCGCCAAGGCAAGGGCGGGGTGGCACTCGCAACCGCGGCGCTCAGTTCGCTGCTGGCCGGCTGCATCGCGACGGTGCTCCTCGCGGCGAGCGCGCCCGCGCTGGCGGCCGTCGCGCTCCGCTTCCAGTCCGCGGACTACGTGTCTATCTTGGTTCTGGGGCTGGTGGCGGCCATCGCGCTGTCGCACGGCTCGGTCCTCAAGTCCATCGCTGCGGTGCTGATCGGGCTGACGCTCGGCCTCGTCGGAACCGACGTGAGCACGGGCGAGTACCGCCTCACGTTCGGGGTTCCGGCGCTCGTCGACGGCATCGGATTCGTGCCAGTCGCCATGGGCCTCTTCGGGGTGGCCGAGATCATCGGCAATCTGAATCGCACCGATGGGTCGGGTGTTAAGGCGACGCCGGTGACTCGCATCTGGCCGGTGGCGGCGGAGCTCCGGGCGATGCTGGCGCCGGCCTTGCGTGGTACTGCGCTGGGGGCCTTCTTCGGAATCCTTCCGGGCGGTGGGCCCACCATCGGCGCGTTCTCGGCATACGGGTTGGAGAAGAAGATCGCCCGCGAGCCGCAGCGCTTCGGCCGCGGCGCCATCGAGGGGGTGGCCGCGCCCGAAGCCGCTAACAACGCCGCTGCCCAGGCTTCGTTCATCCCGATGCTCAGCCTGGGGGTCCCGCCCAGCGCCCTGATGGCCCTGATGATTGGCGCGATGATGATTCACGGCACCGCCCCGGGGCCGAGTTTCATCGCCAAGCAACCCGCGCTGTTCTGGGGGCTGGTGGTGAGCATGTGGATCGGTAATGCAATGCTGGTCGTGCTCAACTTGCCTCTCATCAAGCTATGGGTGCGGCTGCTGGGCGTGCCCTATCTTCTGCTCTATCCCGCGATAGTCGCGCTGTGCTGCATCGGCACGTACACCGTGTCCAACAGCGTGGCCGACGTGGTGATCATGGCCGTCTTCGGTCTGGCCGGCTGGGGCTTCAACAAGATCGGCATCGAAGCGGCGCCGCTGCTCATGGGCCTGGTGCTCGGGCCGATGCTCGAGGAGAACCTGCGCCGCGCCATCAGCGTCTCGGGGGGCTTCAGCATTTTCTTCACGCGTCCGATCAGCGCAACCCTGCTCGCCTGCGCTGCGGGCGTGCTGCTCGCTTCGGCGCTTCCGGCCCTGCGAAGGAACCGGCAGCGTTATTTCAGCTAG
- a CDS encoding molybdopterin-dependent oxidoreductase: MKNDWMPALLVNGEIRESGACGGGGRRLVDVLRNDLDLTGTKVGCNAGDCGACTVLLEDKQVCSCLVPVAQAAGKPVLTVEGIARDKRLAGLQDAFVEAGAAQCGICTPGMLMAAADIVLDPTVRTRDAILDRLGGVLCRCTGYIKIVEAIEGYLGLRPRVAAEHAGAGRAVGARIRKVDGTPRADGSAKFGADVRMEGALHFRAIRSPHPHARFRLGDLGAFVDRHPGIVRVFTAADVPGNNVYGIFARLRDQPVFSDGYVRYMGEAIAGVVGAREAIEALDEKDFPVAWEVLPPLSGVAAALAPDAPDLHENRPGNQLMEVNQIRGDVEKSRGPNTATISFVTSFVEHAYIEPEAGVARRVGDRLEIAVSTQAPYMNRDEIAWVLGIGPDRVRVLPTAVGGGFGGKIDMSLQPMIAVAAWHLDRPVACVYSRSESMRCTTKRHPSAITATLSCDAQGRLATYEMRGDFNTGPYSSCGPIIASRVPIHAMGPYKFEAVRCITRAIHTTDAIGGAFRGFGVPQAAVVHEALMDRLADNMGIDRFEFRLRNALRPGDATATGQKLEHSVGLRECLQKLKPVWDAHKVEVHAFNAANEHVRRGIGVGCMWYGIGNTSQPNPSTMRIGIDREGRITLFSGAVDIGQGVNTIMTQICADSLGVEPAAIRLVVGDTDRTFDAGKSSASRQAFISGNAVKLAAGQLLKAIRQHANVEDTAEVSFGLGGVRLKTSTGQKALDLGGLVPDSEGMLLWGVGHYNPPTTDLDADYQGVPYATYAFGAQMALVEVDKRLCKVTVKKIWAAHDVGRAINPTQVEGQIHGGIAQGVGLALMEEYLPGKTDNLHDYLIPTVGDMPEVEVFIVESAEPLGPFGAKGVGEPALIPTAPSILNAVDFACGVRPTHVPLTPSRLAELLDKARA; this comes from the coding sequence ATGAAGAATGACTGGATGCCGGCGTTGCTTGTCAACGGCGAAATACGCGAATCGGGCGCGTGCGGCGGCGGTGGCCGTCGGCTCGTGGACGTTCTGCGCAACGACCTCGACCTGACCGGGACCAAGGTGGGCTGCAATGCGGGAGACTGCGGTGCCTGCACCGTGCTGCTGGAGGACAAGCAGGTGTGCAGTTGCCTCGTGCCCGTCGCACAGGCGGCCGGCAAGCCGGTGCTCACAGTGGAGGGCATCGCCCGCGACAAGCGCCTGGCCGGCCTCCAGGATGCGTTCGTGGAAGCGGGCGCCGCGCAATGCGGCATCTGCACGCCCGGCATGCTGATGGCCGCGGCCGACATCGTGCTCGACCCCACAGTGCGCACGCGCGACGCGATCCTGGACCGGCTGGGTGGCGTGCTGTGCCGCTGCACGGGCTACATCAAGATCGTCGAGGCGATCGAAGGCTACCTCGGGCTGCGGCCCCGCGTTGCGGCGGAACACGCCGGGGCAGGCCGGGCGGTTGGCGCGCGCATCCGCAAGGTTGATGGCACGCCCCGTGCGGACGGTTCGGCGAAGTTCGGCGCCGATGTTCGGATGGAAGGCGCGCTGCACTTCAGGGCGATCCGCTCGCCGCATCCGCACGCCAGGTTCCGCCTCGGCGACCTTGGCGCCTTCGTCGACCGCCATCCGGGCATCGTGCGCGTCTTCACGGCGGCCGACGTGCCAGGCAACAACGTGTACGGCATCTTCGCGCGGCTGCGCGATCAGCCCGTGTTCTCCGATGGCTACGTGCGCTACATGGGCGAGGCCATCGCGGGCGTGGTCGGCGCGCGCGAAGCCATCGAAGCGCTGGACGAGAAGGATTTCCCCGTGGCCTGGGAAGTGCTGCCGCCGCTGTCGGGCGTGGCCGCGGCGCTGGCACCCGACGCGCCGGACCTGCACGAGAACCGCCCGGGCAACCAGCTGATGGAGGTCAACCAGATCCGCGGCGACGTCGAGAAGTCCCGCGGGCCGAACACGGCGACAATCAGCTTCGTCACCTCGTTCGTGGAGCACGCCTACATCGAACCCGAGGCCGGCGTGGCGCGGCGCGTGGGCGACCGCCTGGAGATCGCGGTGTCCACGCAGGCGCCGTACATGAACCGCGACGAGATCGCCTGGGTGCTCGGCATCGGGCCAGACCGCGTGCGCGTGCTCCCGACCGCGGTGGGCGGCGGCTTCGGCGGGAAGATCGACATGTCGCTGCAGCCGATGATCGCGGTGGCGGCTTGGCACCTGGACCGGCCGGTGGCCTGCGTCTACTCGCGCAGCGAGAGCATGCGCTGCACCACAAAGCGTCATCCGTCCGCAATCACGGCCACCCTTTCGTGTGACGCGCAAGGTCGGCTCGCGACGTATGAGATGCGCGGCGACTTCAACACGGGACCGTATTCCTCCTGCGGCCCCATCATCGCCAGCCGCGTGCCGATCCATGCAATGGGTCCATACAAGTTCGAGGCCGTGCGCTGCATCACCCGTGCGATCCATACGACCGACGCCATCGGCGGAGCCTTTCGAGGCTTCGGCGTGCCTCAGGCAGCAGTCGTGCATGAGGCGCTGATGGACCGGCTGGCCGACAACATGGGCATTGATCGGTTCGAGTTCCGCCTTCGCAACGCGCTGCGCCCTGGGGACGCCACCGCCACCGGCCAGAAGCTGGAGCACAGCGTGGGCCTGCGCGAGTGCCTTCAGAAGCTCAAGCCGGTGTGGGATGCGCACAAGGTCGAGGTGCATGCGTTCAACGCGGCGAACGAGCACGTGCGGCGCGGCATCGGCGTGGGCTGCATGTGGTACGGCATCGGCAACACTTCGCAGCCGAACCCCTCGACCATGCGCATCGGCATCGACCGCGAAGGGCGCATCACGCTCTTCAGCGGCGCCGTGGACATCGGGCAGGGTGTCAACACCATCATGACCCAGATTTGCGCGGACAGCCTTGGCGTGGAGCCTGCGGCGATCCGGCTTGTGGTGGGCGACACCGACAGGACGTTCGACGCGGGAAAGAGCTCGGCATCTCGCCAGGCCTTCATCTCTGGTAATGCGGTCAAGCTCGCCGCCGGGCAACTCCTCAAAGCCATACGCCAGCACGCGAACGTGGAAGACACCGCAGAGGTCTCGTTCGGCCTGGGAGGCGTCCGTCTGAAGACGTCGACGGGCCAAAAGGCGCTGGACTTGGGCGGACTCGTGCCGGATTCCGAGGGCATGTTGTTGTGGGGCGTCGGCCACTACAACCCCCCGACGACCGACCTCGATGCCGATTACCAGGGCGTGCCCTATGCCACTTACGCCTTTGGCGCACAGATGGCGCTGGTCGAGGTCGACAAGCGGTTGTGCAAGGTGACCGTCAAGAAGATCTGGGCCGCGCACGACGTTGGCCGTGCGATCAATCCGACGCAGGTGGAAGGCCAGATCCACGGCGGCATTGCGCAGGGCGTGGGCCTCGCCCTCATGGAGGAATACCTCCCCGGCAAGACCGACAACCTGCACGACTACCTGATCCCGACGGTCGGCGACATGCCCGAGGTGGAGGTCTTCATCGTGGAGTCGGCCGAGCCGCTCGGCCCGTTCGGCGCCAAGGGCGTCGGCGAGCCCGCGCTCATTCCTACCGCGCCGTCCATCCTGAACGCGGTGGACTTCGCGTGTGGCGTCCGGCCGACGCATGTGCCGCTGACACCGTCGCGGCTGGCAGAGCTGCTCGACAAGGCGCGTGCGTGA
- a CDS encoding ABC transporter ATP-binding protein, protein MLEVRGLGVTYASTRGPFKAVEDFSLQVRRGEFVSVLGPSGCGKSTVLSIVAGLLKATSGEVRIAGTPVIGPRRDVGVVFQQANLLPWRSVIDNILLPIVAMRLPVADYRQRAEQLLEFVNLAKFRDHYPHELSGGMQQRVGIARALIHDPELLLMDEPFAALDAMTRERMGMELQHVWSGTDKTVLFITHSIPEAVMLSDRVVVMSPVPGRIVEEVRVDLGRPRTVDTMAQPRFSEACNYLRKLFDHLEVPE, encoded by the coding sequence ATGCTCGAAGTGCGCGGCCTGGGCGTCACCTACGCGTCCACGCGGGGGCCGTTCAAGGCCGTGGAGGACTTCTCGCTGCAGGTCCGCAGGGGCGAGTTCGTTTCCGTCCTAGGTCCCTCCGGCTGCGGGAAGTCAACCGTGCTGTCCATTGTGGCGGGGCTGCTCAAAGCCACATCGGGCGAGGTGAGGATCGCCGGCACGCCGGTGATCGGGCCGCGCCGCGATGTGGGCGTGGTGTTCCAGCAGGCCAACCTGCTGCCCTGGAGATCGGTGATCGACAACATCCTGCTGCCTATCGTCGCGATGCGGCTGCCCGTCGCCGACTATCGGCAGAGGGCGGAGCAACTTCTGGAATTCGTCAACCTGGCCAAGTTCCGCGACCACTACCCGCATGAACTGTCGGGCGGCATGCAGCAGCGGGTGGGCATCGCCCGCGCGCTGATCCATGACCCGGAGCTGCTGTTGATGGATGAGCCTTTCGCCGCACTCGACGCCATGACGCGCGAGCGCATGGGGATGGAACTGCAGCACGTCTGGAGCGGCACTGACAAGACGGTGCTGTTCATCACCCACAGCATCCCCGAGGCGGTGATGCTCTCTGACCGCGTGGTCGTGATGTCGCCCGTGCCGGGTCGAATCGTGGAAGAAGTCCGCGTCGACCTCGGCCGTCCGCGCACGGTGGACACGATGGCGCAGCCCCGGTTCTCCGAGGCCTGCAATTACCTGAGGAAGCTTTTCGACCATCTCGAGGTGCCGGAATGA
- a CDS encoding LLM class flavin-dependent oxidoreductase, with the protein MSFDGFVPIREAVSIAQRAEELGARSYWIAEHLGYREAFSTATAIAMHTRTGRIVPTAISPYLRHPMPMAMALASLDELAPGRAGVAVGVGNPLFLKENGLAAEKPLAAVRDYLEALGGLLAGQPQHKQGQTFSLDGAKLAFTGPQSVPLYVAAMGPAMLKLSGAVANGVLLSAGLSTQYSKHQLDAVAGAAKEAGRDPAKVRKASYVYFMADSGGTAARQTVREKLAFLFRNDKIKENLAYSGIQVDQEAVMAAIARRDTAAAAKLVPDEAIHQLTIFGDVATCRRRIREYLDAGLEEIVLSLIGNKEQRLQSLETLPQIH; encoded by the coding sequence GTGAGCTTCGACGGCTTCGTGCCGATCCGCGAGGCAGTGTCCATCGCGCAGCGCGCCGAGGAACTCGGCGCCCGTTCCTACTGGATCGCCGAGCACCTGGGCTACCGCGAGGCGTTCAGCACGGCGACCGCCATCGCGATGCATACCCGCACGGGGCGCATCGTCCCGACGGCGATCAGCCCTTACCTGCGGCATCCCATGCCCATGGCGATGGCGCTCGCGAGCCTCGACGAGCTCGCGCCAGGCCGCGCGGGCGTCGCCGTTGGGGTGGGCAATCCCCTGTTCCTCAAGGAGAACGGGCTGGCGGCCGAGAAGCCGTTGGCCGCCGTGCGCGACTACCTCGAGGCGCTGGGCGGGCTGCTCGCGGGCCAGCCGCAGCACAAGCAGGGGCAGACCTTCTCGCTGGACGGCGCCAAGCTGGCGTTCACCGGTCCGCAATCGGTGCCGCTGTACGTGGCCGCGATGGGGCCGGCGATGCTGAAGCTCTCGGGCGCGGTTGCCAATGGCGTGCTGCTCTCCGCAGGGCTGTCGACGCAGTACTCCAAGCACCAGCTCGACGCGGTCGCCGGTGCGGCGAAGGAAGCGGGGCGCGACCCGGCAAAGGTGCGCAAGGCGAGCTACGTCTATTTCATGGCTGATTCCGGCGGGACCGCCGCGCGCCAGACCGTGCGCGAGAAGCTTGCCTTCTTGTTCCGCAACGACAAGATCAAGGAGAACCTCGCGTACTCCGGCATCCAGGTCGACCAGGAAGCCGTGATGGCCGCCATCGCGCGAAGGGACACCGCCGCCGCCGCGAAGCTGGTGCCCGACGAGGCCATCCACCAGCTCACGATCTTCGGCGACGTGGCCACGTGCAGGCGGCGCATCCGCGAGTACCTCGACGCCGGCCTGGAGGAGATTGTCCTCTCGCTCATCGGCAATAAGGAACAGCGCCTCCAGAGCCTTGAGACGCTTCCGCAGATCCATTGA
- a CDS encoding tripartite tricarboxylate transporter TctB family protein, with protein MNLVAGGFLLALAALVLAATWDLANLGNGEIGPGFFPALCGALLGVVGMALLALGLREVSAQRVIPSRAHMGTDAWRAAVITASVLLFALVLNSGGMALAVFATVWLSTRAGEVSTRTALMLSAALALVLTAIFIAGMGLHMPALPAFLR; from the coding sequence ATGAATCTGGTGGCCGGGGGGTTCCTCCTCGCCTTGGCGGCGCTGGTGCTTGCCGCCACTTGGGACTTGGCGAATCTGGGCAACGGCGAGATCGGGCCCGGCTTCTTCCCAGCGCTATGCGGCGCTCTGCTGGGCGTCGTCGGCATGGCCCTGCTCGCACTCGGCCTGCGCGAAGTTTCGGCGCAGCGCGTAATACCCAGCCGTGCGCACATGGGCACCGATGCATGGCGAGCCGCGGTGATCACTGCTTCCGTGCTGCTGTTCGCGCTCGTGCTCAATAGCGGAGGCATGGCGCTCGCTGTTTTCGCGACAGTGTGGCTGTCCACGCGGGCGGGCGAGGTATCGACCCGCACGGCACTGATGCTGAGCGCCGCCCTCGCGCTGGTGCTCACCGCGATCTTCATCGCCGGCATGGGCCTGCACATGCCGGCGCTGCCGGCTTTCCTGCGCTAG
- a CDS encoding NAD/NADP-dependent octopine/nopaline dehydrogenase family protein, protein MKEINKVALLGAGNGGCAAAVDLTLRGLDVRLYGRSPETVEPLQKRGGIEYEGIFGEGFVKVSTITRSMEEAMRGADVVVVMAPAHAHENIATQLAPHLTDNQVVLAAPGHTLTLIPNTLRRLGHRSPVTCGTSTLPYICRKIAPDRVKVSRASAKLIFSSFPALHTEELAARLRKVFPPLFPVPTVLDALFRYTNAIHHPPALLCNVGRVEASGGDYCHYFEGITQSVGGLIDTLDRERLSAAAAFGCQVPKLADYFFEMGYTGPGGKEGGTAYATFQNSEPNRWIKAPASIDHRFFNEDIPFGLVPFSELGGLAGARTDAIDAVITLASALRGQPYREKGLNLARMGFAGMDAAQVRRTVREGFVT, encoded by the coding sequence GTGAAGGAAATCAACAAGGTGGCGCTGCTCGGCGCCGGCAACGGCGGCTGCGCGGCCGCCGTTGACCTGACGCTGCGTGGTTTGGATGTGCGGCTTTATGGCCGCAGCCCAGAAACCGTGGAGCCGCTGCAAAAGCGCGGCGGCATCGAGTACGAGGGCATCTTCGGCGAAGGGTTCGTGAAGGTCTCTACCATCACGCGCTCGATGGAGGAGGCGATGCGCGGCGCCGATGTCGTCGTGGTGATGGCACCGGCGCACGCGCATGAGAACATCGCCACGCAGCTTGCGCCGCACCTAACTGACAACCAAGTCGTGCTCGCCGCGCCGGGTCACACGCTCACGCTCATCCCGAACACGCTGCGCCGCCTCGGACACCGCAGCCCCGTCACCTGCGGCACGTCGACCCTGCCCTACATTTGCCGCAAGATCGCGCCGGACCGCGTGAAGGTTTCGCGTGCCTCGGCCAAGCTGATCTTCTCGTCGTTCCCGGCTCTTCACACCGAGGAGTTGGCGGCCCGCCTGCGCAAGGTTTTTCCGCCGCTCTTCCCGGTGCCGACAGTGCTGGACGCGCTTTTCCGCTACACGAACGCTATCCACCACCCGCCAGCGCTGCTGTGCAACGTGGGCCGCGTCGAGGCGTCCGGCGGCGACTACTGTCATTATTTCGAGGGCATCACGCAGTCGGTCGGTGGGCTTATCGACACGCTGGACCGCGAGCGGCTTTCCGCCGCGGCCGCGTTCGGCTGCCAGGTGCCGAAGCTCGCCGACTACTTCTTCGAGATGGGCTACACCGGCCCCGGCGGCAAGGAAGGCGGCACGGCGTATGCCACGTTCCAGAACAGCGAGCCGAACCGCTGGATCAAGGCGCCCGCCAGCATCGACCACCGCTTCTTTAACGAGGACATCCCGTTCGGGCTGGTGCCGTTCTCGGAGCTGGGAGGCCTAGCCGGCGCGCGAACCGACGCAATCGACGCCGTGATCACGCTGGCGTCGGCGTTGCGCGGGCAGCCCTACCGCGAGAAGGGCCTGAACCTCGCGCGCATGGGCTTCGCCGGCATGGATGCCGCACAGGTGCGCCGCACGGTGCGCGAGGGGTTCGTCACGTGA
- a CDS encoding ABC transporter substrate-binding protein, which translates to MIQRIRTLALGALLAGVALSASAAETVIFGTVTRITLGYAPLVAAMELGYFKQEDIDLQIREFVGTAVLMPQIATKQVTIGYPAADTLMLTRQPGKDPLPARFFYNAIRSSIWEFYVPENSPIKSVKDLKGKKIGIAALANGNVPITRALFKEIGLVEGKDFEFHTIGVGAPAYNALINGQVDVYNTFDVNAAQMLASGIKVRKLEIPAKYQQLMSNGYVTHEDNLRNNPKMLAGFGRAATKGVIACDENPRWCVSTFWKHYPQTKPQQGTEEEKMAAALQMLAARQRGNLDFSDVGNQRKFGLYSPEVWKRYVQVLHDGGQLSTTNIDTSTLYTNSFVEEFNKFDEAKVRADSRQQRAMP; encoded by the coding sequence ATGATCCAGCGCATCAGAACCCTCGCCCTCGGCGCCTTGCTCGCCGGCGTCGCGTTGTCCGCCAGCGCCGCCGAAACCGTGATTTTCGGCACCGTCACCCGCATCACACTCGGCTACGCGCCGCTGGTGGCGGCGATGGAGCTCGGCTACTTCAAGCAGGAAGACATCGACCTGCAGATCCGAGAATTCGTCGGCACCGCCGTGCTCATGCCGCAGATCGCGACCAAGCAGGTCACCATCGGCTATCCGGCCGCCGACACGCTGATGCTAACGCGCCAGCCAGGCAAGGATCCGCTGCCGGCTAGGTTCTTCTACAACGCAATCCGCAGCTCGATCTGGGAGTTCTACGTCCCGGAGAACAGCCCGATCAAGTCGGTGAAGGATCTCAAGGGTAAGAAGATCGGGATAGCCGCGCTGGCCAACGGCAACGTCCCGATCACTCGCGCGCTGTTCAAGGAGATCGGCCTGGTCGAGGGCAAGGACTTCGAGTTTCACACCATCGGCGTGGGTGCGCCCGCCTACAACGCCCTGATCAACGGGCAGGTAGACGTCTACAACACTTTCGACGTGAACGCCGCCCAGATGCTGGCCAGCGGCATCAAGGTGCGCAAGCTGGAGATCCCGGCCAAGTACCAGCAGCTGATGTCCAACGGCTACGTCACGCATGAGGACAACCTGCGCAACAACCCCAAGATGCTCGCCGGCTTCGGCCGTGCGGCCACCAAAGGCGTGATCGCCTGCGACGAGAACCCGCGCTGGTGCGTCTCCACCTTCTGGAAGCACTATCCGCAGACCAAGCCGCAGCAGGGCACCGAGGAGGAGAAGATGGCGGCCGCATTGCAGATGCTGGCGGCCCGCCAGCGCGGCAACCTCGACTTCTCCGACGTGGGCAACCAGCGCAAGTTCGGCCTCTACTCGCCCGAGGTGTGGAAGCGGTACGTACAGGTGCTGCACGACGGCGGCCAGCTCAGCACGACCAACATCGACACGTCTACCCTGTACACCAACTCGTTCGTCGAAGAGTTCAACAAGTTCGACGAGGCGAAGGTTCGCGCCGATTCCCGCCAGCAGCGGGCCATGCCGTGA
- a CDS encoding ABC transporter permease yields the protein MNGRTQAVVFPLITLTVLIGLWFFLTVALQVPNYILPRPSAVLEVLIKGYVQGAFWKDVGATLSATLMGYAMGCGAGIVLGALLAESKTFERFVYPFVVALQSMPKVALAPVLIVWFGFGMSSKVVMVALVCFFPVFINTIVGIRQTPAALVNMMKSFSGSRFHVFLHVKVKSALGHIFAGLQIAVVLSLIGAVVGEFVASSRGLGYLIQVAQSNVDLATMFASLFGLAAIGIVGTQLIRLVHARVVFWDRADRHSTVSE from the coding sequence ATGAACGGACGTACCCAAGCGGTGGTTTTCCCGCTGATCACGCTCACGGTCCTGATCGGACTGTGGTTCTTCCTCACCGTTGCGCTGCAAGTTCCGAACTACATCCTGCCGCGCCCCAGCGCGGTGCTGGAGGTGCTTATCAAGGGCTACGTTCAAGGCGCCTTCTGGAAGGACGTGGGCGCTACGCTCTCAGCGACGCTGATGGGTTACGCAATGGGGTGCGGCGCCGGGATCGTGCTCGGCGCGCTGCTCGCCGAGTCGAAAACGTTCGAGCGCTTCGTTTACCCGTTCGTGGTGGCACTGCAATCGATGCCTAAGGTGGCGCTCGCGCCCGTGCTGATCGTGTGGTTCGGCTTCGGCATGTCTTCCAAGGTCGTCATGGTGGCACTGGTGTGCTTCTTCCCCGTCTTCATCAACACCATCGTGGGCATCCGTCAGACCCCGGCGGCCCTGGTGAACATGATGAAGTCGTTCTCGGGTTCGCGGTTCCACGTGTTCCTGCACGTCAAGGTGAAGTCGGCGCTCGGACACATCTTCGCTGGGCTGCAGATCGCGGTGGTCCTGAGCCTCATTGGCGCTGTCGTGGGCGAGTTCGTGGCGTCCTCGCGCGGGCTCGGCTACCTAATCCAGGTGGCGCAGAGCAACGTCGACCTCGCGACGATGTTCGCATCCCTCTTCGGACTCGCCGCCATCGGGATCGTCGGCACGCAGCTCATTCGTCTGGTCCACGCACGCGTCGTGTTCTGGGATCGCGCGGACCGGCACAGCACCGTCTCTGAATGA
- a CDS encoding FAD binding domain-containing protein, protein MMNYVSAETLADAVRLQKETGYAFLAGGTDVYPALEHGWRPKGLLDISRLPELSGGIRAQGGWWVIPAMTTWAQVAQAQLPPQFDGLRAAAAEVGGRQIQNQGTVAGNICNASPAADGVTALIGLDARVVVAGAAGEHEVPLQEFVLGNRRTAARSGELVTSVKVPAASGPHGSSFSKHGSRRYLVISLVMTAAFIEADALGRVARCCIAVGACAPRSLRLVAAEARLTGMSLGQAAAFSLAGAELDVLTPIDDVRATAAFRRRMARELVERDIRSIALQLQSDRH, encoded by the coding sequence ATGATGAACTACGTCTCAGCAGAAACACTGGCCGATGCCGTTCGGCTGCAGAAGGAAACGGGTTACGCCTTCCTAGCGGGGGGCACCGACGTCTATCCGGCGTTGGAGCACGGCTGGCGGCCGAAGGGGCTGCTCGACATCTCACGCCTGCCCGAACTGTCGGGCGGCATCCGCGCGCAAGGCGGCTGGTGGGTCATTCCCGCCATGACCACTTGGGCCCAGGTCGCGCAGGCTCAGCTGCCGCCGCAATTCGACGGGCTCCGCGCCGCGGCCGCGGAGGTCGGCGGCCGGCAGATTCAAAATCAGGGTACGGTGGCCGGCAACATCTGCAATGCCTCGCCCGCGGCAGACGGCGTGACGGCGCTTATCGGACTCGACGCCCGCGTGGTCGTGGCCGGGGCGGCCGGCGAGCACGAGGTGCCGCTGCAGGAGTTCGTGCTCGGGAACCGCAGGACCGCCGCACGGTCGGGCGAACTGGTCACGAGCGTCAAGGTGCCCGCCGCCAGCGGTCCGCACGGATCGAGCTTCAGCAAGCACGGCAGCCGCAGGTACTTGGTTATCTCGCTGGTGATGACCGCGGCGTTCATCGAGGCAGACGCCCTTGGGCGGGTCGCGCGCTGCTGCATCGCCGTCGGCGCATGCGCTCCGCGATCGCTGCGACTGGTGGCCGCCGAGGCGCGACTCACAGGCATGAGCCTCGGGCAGGCGGCCGCGTTCTCGCTTGCCGGGGCCGAGCTGGACGTGCTGACGCCCATCGATGACGTGCGCGCGACGGCCGCGTTCCGGCGCCGTATGGCGCGCGAGCTGGTCGAGCGCGACATCCGCTCAATCGCCCTGCAACTGCAATCTGACCGCCACTGA